A genomic window from Camelus ferus isolate YT-003-E chromosome X, BCGSAC_Cfer_1.0, whole genome shotgun sequence includes:
- the ZCCHC18 gene encoding zinc finger CCHC domain-containing protein 18, whose translation MASIIARVGNSRWQNTSLPPWAHSMLRSLGRSLGPLRVNMAERNVKFFSGRVVPAQGEDTFENWLIQVSGILPDWNMSEKEKLKRLLKTLRGPAREVMRLLQAANPNLSVADFLRAMKLVFGESKSSVTAHGKFFNTLQAQGEKASLYVIRLEMQLQNAIQAGIIAQKDANQTCLHQLLLGAELNADLRFRLKNFLRIYADDPEHLPNFLELIKMIREEEDWDDTFMKRKRPKRSELIMERTASPVAFQDPQPIAISSADCNVIEIDDTLNDSDEDVILVDSQNPLLTSIGDPPLRVRARPQDHVLVIDSPNSSRAQSPISGGSGYKNDSPGDIRRARKRKYAIHCSYCGEEGHSKETCDESSRAQGFENLIITLQELTHTEEERLKKVPGRHNDLSEPK comes from the coding sequence ATGGCTAGCATCATTGCACGTGTGGGTAATAGCCGGTGGCAGAACACATCCTTGCCACCTTGGGCCCATTCCATGTTGAGGTCCCTGGGGAGGAGTCTTGGTCCTTTAAGGGTCAATATGGCCGAAAGAAACGTGAAGTTTTTCTCCGGAAGGGTGGTGCCAGCCCAAGGGGAAGACACCTTTGAAAACTGGCTGATCCAAGTCAGTGGGATCCTGCCAGATTGGAATATGTCTGAGAAGGAAAAGCTCAAGCGCTTGCTGAAAACTCTGAGGGGCCCCGCGCGAGAGGTCATGCGTTTGCTGCAGGCGGCCAACCCCAACCTAAGTGTGGCAGATTTCTTGCGCGCCATGAAATTGGTGTTTGGGGAGTCTAAAAGCAGTGTCACTGCCCATGGGAAATTTTTTAACACTTTGCAGGCACAAGGGGAGAAAGCCTCTCTTTATGTGATCCGTTTAGAGATGCAGCTCCAGAATGCTATTCAGGCAGGGATCATAGCTCAGAAAGATGCAAACCAGACTTGCTTGCACCAGCTTCTTTTAGGGGCTGAACTGAATGCGGACCTGCGCTTTAGGCTGAAGAATTTTCTCAGGATTTATGCAGATGATCCAGAGCATCTTCCCAATTTCCTGGAGTTAATCAAGATGATAAGGGAGGAAGAGGATTGGGATGACACTTTTATGAAACGGAAGCGGCCCAAAAGATCTGAGCTAATCATGGAGAGGACAGCAAGCCCTGTAGCATTTCAGGACCCCCAGCCAATAGCCATCAGCAGTGCTGATTGCAACGTGATAGAGATAGATGATACCCTCAATGACTCAGATGAGGATGTGATCCTGGTGGACTCTCAGAACCCTCTACTGACATCCATTGGTGACCCTCCCCTTAGAGTCAGGGCCAGACCTCAGGATCACGTACTGGTCATTGATTCCCCAAACAGTTCCCGGGCTCAATCTCCTATCAGCGGTGGTTCTGGGTATAAGAATGATAGTCCTGGGGATATACggagagccagaaagagaaaatatgcaaTCCACTGTTCATATTGTGGTGAAGAGGGCCATTCAAAGGAAACTTGTGATGAGAGCAGCAGGGCCCAGGGGTTTGAGAATCTAATCATTACCCTGCAGGAGCTGACCCATACTGAAGAGGAGAGGTTAAAAAAGGTTCCTGGCAGACACAATGACCTCTCTGAGCCAAAGTAA